The segment GGTGAGCTGACCGACCCCGCAGTGCCCTCCAGGGGCCCGGTCCGGCACCCCGCCGGACCGGGCCTCCGCCGCGTCCGCCCCTGTCCACGGCGTAGGGGAGCACGCCCGGCTTTGGACACGGTGGAGCATCCCGGGCCGCGGGACGCTCCGGCAGGATCCGCAGGAGACGACCCGGCCCCCATCCCAGGAGACACCGCACATGTCCGATATCTCGGTCCGCGCCGCACAGCCCGGGGACTTCGCCCAGTGGCGCGTCCTCTACCGGGGCTACGCCGACTTCTACGGGGTGGAGCAGACCGAGGAGGCCGCCGCGACGGTGTGGGCCTGGATCAACGACCCCGCGCACGAGACCGGCGCCCTGGTCGCCGAGGACGCCGGGGGCCGGCTGGTCGGCCTCGCCCACTACCGCCCGTTCGCCCGTCCGCTGTCCGCGACGACCGGCTGCTTCCTCGACGACCTGTTCGTGGCCCCCGAAGACCGCGGCTGCGGCGCGGCCGACCTGCTGCTCGGCGCCCTGCGCGAGCTCGCGGCGGAGCGCGGCTGGAGCGTCGTACGGTGGATCACCGCCGACGACAACCACCGGGCCCGGGCCAAGTACGACCAGGTGGCCACCCGGACCATGTGGGTCACCTACGACATGGCCCCCGGCCGCTGACCCCTCCCGCTCACCCCTCCCCGGCGGCGTCCGCGCAGGCGGGGCAGACCCGGTCCGCGTACGCCTCGGGGTACCACGGCAAGCCGGGGTGCTCGGCGGGCCGCCAGGAGGCCGTCTCCATGGCGAAGGTGTCCCGGCCGCAGAGGGTCCTCGGGCCGCGCACGTCGTGCCGGCCCGGAGCGGTCGACGCCGCGTGCACCCGCAGGACGTCCCCGGGGGCGGGCTCCCCGGCGGGGTGCGCGGGGCCCGTCCGGTCGTATTCGTACACCACGACGGTCTCGCTCATACCTCCGACGATAGGCGGGCGGGCCGCACCCCGCCGGGCGGCCGGGAACCGCGCCGGTCAGCGGCAGGAGCCCGCCGCCAGCTCCAGCTCGTCCGCCCACACCGCCGCGTCCCGGGGGCCCACGTGCGGGGCGGCCAGGGAGCGCACCCGGAAGCGGTTGCGCGGCGTGGCCGCGTCCGCTTCGCGGATCATCAGGTCCTGGAGCGCGAGCGGGATCGCGCGGTCCTGAGTGAACCGCAGGAACGTGCGCGGCACCCGCCCCCACTTCTCCGGCAGCCCCCGGGAGTCGGCCGTCCCGATCGCCGCCGACTCGTCGGGCTCCAGGGTGGCGATCAGGGCCCGGACGGCGGCGTCGGGCCAGTCCGCGGCGAGGGCCTCCTTGGCCGCCGCGAAGAACGCGGGATCGCCGGAACGCCAGTTGGCCCGGTTGACGCCCAGTCCGGGCGGCGTCTCGACCCGGTCCAGCCGGAGCAGGGCGCTGGTGGAGCCCTCGGGGGTGGACATCAGCTGCGCGGCGGAGGTGTGCCCGGTCGCGCAGAACGCGGAGGCGTACACCAGGTGGGAGATCAGCTCGGGCACCCGGTTGGCGACCGCGTTGAGGGTCACCCCGCCCATGCTCTGGCCGACCAGGACCACGGCCCCGAGGCGGGAGGCGCGCCGTACGACGCCCACCACGTGCTCGGCGAAGTCGTCCAGCGTCACCTTCCCGAGCGGCGAGGGCTCGGTGCGCAGCGCCTCCAGGTCCTGCGGGGTCTGGTAGGAGACCGGGTAGTAGGCGCCGCGCCCGTGCCCGGGCAGGTCGACGGCGACCGCCTTGTGCCCGCGCAGGGCCAGCTCGGCGACGACGGGTGCCCACCCGTAGGAGTTGCCGCCGGCCCCGTGCACGAGCACGAACACGGGCGCCGCGCACCGCCGCTCGTCGGCCCGCGCGACGGACCCTCCAACCCCCACGGCGGCAACCGCCCCCGCCCCGGCCACGGCCGCCTTCAGCACCCCGCGCCGGGACCGCGTTCCGGAACTACTGGTGTCTTCACATTCGTTCATGCGGCGACTCTAGGCGGGGGCTCCCGGGCCGCCGGACGATTCCGGACACCACTCACGGGGCCGCGTCAGACGACGGCCTCTCCATCGCGCTCGCCTCCGACACATGTCCACAATCCGGTCGAGGAGTCGTACTCGACCTTTCCCCCGGTCGCCTTACACGTGGCCGTGTCCACATCGGCCTGTGCGGCGGGGACGCCGACGCCGAGAACGGCGAACAGCACGGCGGCAATCAGTCCGAGAACCCGTCTGCGCATGGGAACCTCCCGAAAGAACGAGGCAGGGGTCAGCACCAGTTTCGCCCCGCCCCTGGCCGGATCGCATCTGCTGTCGCCTCCGGGGGCGCTCACCCGGATACGACAGCAGACTGGTGTCATGGCGAACACACCCGTGGTAGCCGTGGGAGGGCCGGATGCGTTCGGGTGGCGGAAGGTCACCATCGACGACAAGCCCGTCGGAAAGGTCCGCAGCTCCAAGGGACTGCGGAAGCTGTTGCACCGTTCCGGCATCCCCTTCGAACCCGACATCCGCTGGCACGGCGGGGACGGTACCGTGTGGCCGGACCACTCCTGCCAGAGACGGGTCTACGGCCTCCTGATGGCGATCGGCCTCCTGGCAACCGCATATGTATTCGTCAGGATCGGCATATCGGACACCTTCGCGGCTCTGGACTATCTCGGGCGCATGACCGGATTCATCTTCCTCCTCATGGCCGTGATCGAAGTGGTGGCCGCGGCGGCCACATTCGACTACTGGGGCAAACGGGAGATCCGGTATTCGGGGACGGTCATCCTGATCGGAGCCGCGGCTTCCCTCATCGCCAGCGCCGTCCTGCTCTTCATGCAGCTCAAGTTCGGGCATTACACGCATTGGCTGTTGCTGTGGTACGCCCTCGTCCCGTGGTCCCTCTGGACCTTGTCGGTGCTCGTCCGCAGCCGGGCGTGGAAGGGCCTGCCCAATCCCAGGCGGATCGCGATCGGAGTGGTCATTTCCACACTCCTAGCATTCGCCAACCTCGCATACACCCATGTCTACGTCCCCGCCACGACGGCTCCGCTGATCGAGATCACAGCAGTCTTCGGCACGCCGAGCCTCAACGAGGAGCGGACGAAGCTTTTCGTTCCGTTCCATCTCCAGGTGAAGAACTCCGGCCAGATACCCGTGTACGTCCTGGGCAGCATCTACTGGGTCTACGGCAAGCCCGTCAGTGCGAAGCCGAAGGACGCCGAAAAACAGGCGGTGATCAGCTCGGACGAATTCATCCAGCCGTCGGGCAGGCCCTTGAATCCGGGGGAGGACTGGGCGGGGGACGAGGTCGCCGTGATCAACAGACCGGCCGAGACCCCGTTCGAGACCATCAGGATCGAAACCGAGGCGTGGGTGGCCCGGAAGGACAGGATGGCCATCAACAATGACTACGTGACCTTGCGGAAGGGGTGGTCGAGGCTCCGGACGGAGATGAAGGACCAGGACCCCCCGGGGCCGGAACCGCCTTACTACAGATATCAGGGCGATGTCGCGAACAGCAACGAGATCCTCAACATGACCCGCGGCCGGCAGCGCATCACCCTCTGGCACACGACGAACCAGGCCCACCCGTACCTCTTCGTGGAGCTGGGACCGCCCGACGAGAACAAGCCGTTCACTCCCAACAGCAACGCGAAGGTGCAGGGGGACCGTGGCAGGTACGGGCTCAGCCCGGTGCACGGCTCCGTGACCCAGAAGCCCTTGGCGGAACTCCGGGAAAAGGCGCTGGCGCTGGCGGAGCACCGGGCGGGCGCGGGCTCCGCTCCCTGACCGGCGCACGGCATCCGACGGGCCATCAGGTCAAGCGTCCCGGACTCTTGACTCCTTACGCGCCAGTAGCGATTCTCATGCCCACCATTGTGCCGGGCATGACAATTCATGCCTCGGTCCGACCGCGCTCTCCGCCGACCGAAGGCATGAGTGATCACCTTGACCCCTCACCCTCCACCGCGTCCGCGCCGCCGCCGCGGGCGCCCCTTCGCCTTGCTCTCCCTCCTCCTCGCCGTGATCGCCATGGCGCTCGCCCCCGCGCCCAGCTCCGCCGCCGACTCCGCCTCGGATCCCGGCTGGTGGAACCCCACCGCCCGGCCGCAGCCGGACTCCGGCATCAACGTGACCGGTGAGCCCTTCAAGGGCACCGGCCCCGACGGCAAGGTCCGCGGCTTCGTCGACGCGCACGACCACCTGATGTCCAACGAGGGCTTCGGCGGCCGGCTCATCTGCGGCAAGCCCTTCTCCGAACTCGGCGTCGCCGACGCCCTCAAGGACTGCCCCGAGCACTACCCCGACGGCACCCTCGCCGTCTTCGACTTCATCACCAAGGGCGGCGACGGCAAGCACGACCCCGTCGGCTGGCCCACGTTCAAGGACTGGCCCGCCCACGACTCGCTGACCCACCAGCAGAACTACTACGCCTGGGTCGAGCGGGCCTGGCGCGGCGGCCAGCGGGTCCTCGTCAACGACCTCGTCACCAACGGGGTGATCTGCTCGGTCTACTTCTTCAAGGACCGCGGCTGCGACGAGATGACCGCCATCCGCCTCGAAGCCCAGAAGACGTACGACATGCAGGCGTTCGTCGACAAGATGTACGGCGGCCCCGGAAAAGGCTGGTTCCGGATCGTCACCAGCTCCGACCAGGCCCGCGAGGTGATCAAGCAGGGCAAGCTGGCCGTCGTGATGGGCGTGGAGACCTCCGAGCCCTTCGGCTGCAAGCAGGTCCTCGACGTCGCGCAGTGCTCCAAGGAGGACATCGACCGGGGCCTGGACGAGCTGTACAAGCTGGGCGTGCGCAGCATGTTCCTGTGTCACAAGTTCGACAACGCCCTGTGCGGGGTGCGCTTCGACGAGGGCGCCCTGGGCACGGCGATCAACGTCGGCCAGTTCCTGTCGACCGGAACCTTCTGGCAGACCGAGCAGTGCACGGGCCCGCAGAAGGACAACCCGATCGGCCTCGCGCCCGCTCCCGCGGCGCAGAAGGAGCTCCCGGCGGGCGTGGCGGTGCCCTCGTACTCCGCGGACGCCCGGTGCAACACCCGCGGGCTCACCGCACTCGGCGAGTACGCCGTGCGCGGCATGATGAAGCGGAAGATGATGCTCGAGGTCGACCACATGAGCGTCAAGGCCGCGGGCCGGGCCTTCGACATCCTGGAGTCCGAGTCGTACCCGGGCGTGATCTCCTCGCACAGCTGGATGGACCTCGGCTGGACCGAACGCCTCTACAAGCTGGGCGGTTTCGCCGCCCAGTACATGAACGGCTCGGAGGCCTTCAGCGCGGAGGCCAAGCGCACGGACGCGCTCCGCGAGAAGTACCACGTCGGCTACGGCTACGGCACCGACATGAACGGCGTCGGCGGCTGGCCCGGCCCGCGCGGGGCCGGCACCCCCAACCCGGTGAAGTACCCCTTCCGCAGCACCGACGGCGGCTCGGTCATCGACCGGCAGACCGCCGGGCAGCGCACCTGGGACCTCAACACCGACGGCGCCGCCCACTACGGGCTGGTCCCCGACTGGATCGAGGACATCCGGCTGGTCGGCGGCCAGGACGTGGTGGACGACCTGTTCAGGGGCGCCGAGTCCTACCTCACCACCTGGGGCGCCTCCGAGAAGCACCAGGGCAGCGTCAACCTCGCCACCGGGTCCGCCGCCTCGGCGTCCACCTCGCAGTGGTGGAACCCCTTCGTGGACTACTCCCCCGCCCGCGCCGTGGACGGCGACTCCGGCACCCGCTGGGCCAGCGAGTGGAACGACGGCCAGTGGCTGCGCATCGACCTCGGCTCCACGCACCGCATCGGCCGGGTCACCCTCGACTGGGAGGCCGCGTACGCGAAGGCCTACCGGATCGAGACGTCCACGGACGGCTCGAACTGGCAGCCGGTCTGGTCCACGACCGACGGCGACGGCGGCCTGGACACCGCCCGGTTCGACGCGGTGACGGCCCGCTACCTCAGGGTCCAGGGGGTCCAGCGCGGCACCCAGTGGGGCTACTCCCTGCACGAGGTCGGCGTCTTCAGCAGCTGACCCGCGCCCGAAGCCGAGGGCCGGCCGGACCGGGTGGACCGGTCCGGCCGGCCCCGGCCGCTCCCCCCAGCCGCGAAAGAGGGACCCGATGCCGCGGATGCCGTCGGCCGACCGGCGCAGACAGCTGACCGAGGCGGCGATCCGCGCGATGACCCGCGACGGGGCCGCCCGCACCACGACCCGTTCCATCGCCGCCGAGGCGGGCGTCTCGCTGAGCGTCGTCCACTACTGCTTCGACTCCAAGGCGGAGCTGCTCGAAGCCGTCATCGAGGCGATCACCGCCCACAGCGTCGCGCTCGTACGGGAGGCGATCCGCCGCAGGCCCACCCTGCACGAGACCGTCCGGGCCGGCTTCCAGGCGTACTGGGACCACGTGTGCGCCCAGCCCGGCGAACACATGCTGACCTACGAGCTCACCCAGTACGCCCTGCGGCGCCCCGGGCTGGAGCACCTGGCACACCGCCAGTACACGAGGTACCAGGAGACGTACGAGGAACTCATCGTCCAACTGAGCGGTGCCATGGGGCTCGTTCCGCGCCTGCCGGTGCCGGTCCTGGCCCGCTACCTGGCCGCCATGACCGACGGGCTGACGCTCAGCGCCCTGGCGCTCGGCGAGACGCGCACCCCGCACGACCCGGCCCGCGCCCGCGCCGGCGCACCCGTCCTCGACCTGATGACCGACCAGGTGACCGCCCTGCTCGGCCGCTGACGCGGCGGCCTCCCGCGGGCGGGCGGCGGGTCAGGCCGGGTCCGCCGCCTGCCAGACGGTGGTGATGTTGCAGAACTCCCGGATGCCGTGCCCGGACAGCTCCCGCCCGTAGCCCGAGCGCTTGACGCCGCCGAAGGGCAGGGCGGGGTGGGAGGCCGTCATGCCGTTGACGAAGATGCCGCCCGCCTCCAGCTCCTGGACGAACCGGTCCAGGTCGGCGTCGTCCCGGGTCCACACGTTCGAACTCAGCCCGAACGGTGTGTGGTTGGCCCGCTCCACGGCCTCGTCCAGGCTGCCCACCCGGTACAGGGTGGCGACCGGCCCGAAGGTCTCCTCCAGGTCGATCCGCATCGCCGGGGTGACGTCGGCCAGCACGGTGGGCTCGTAGAACCAGCCGTCGGGGTGCTCCGGCGGCCGCCGCCCCCCGCACAGGACCGTGGCCCCTT is part of the Streptomyces katrae genome and harbors:
- a CDS encoding GNAT family N-acetyltransferase, whose amino-acid sequence is MSDISVRAAQPGDFAQWRVLYRGYADFYGVEQTEEAAATVWAWINDPAHETGALVAEDAGGRLVGLAHYRPFARPLSATTGCFLDDLFVAPEDRGCGAADLLLGALRELAAERGWSVVRWITADDNHRARAKYDQVATRTMWVTYDMAPGR
- a CDS encoding alpha/beta fold hydrolase, with amino-acid sequence MNECEDTSSSGTRSRRGVLKAAVAGAGAVAAVGVGGSVARADERRCAAPVFVLVHGAGGNSYGWAPVVAELALRGHKAVAVDLPGHGRGAYYPVSYQTPQDLEALRTEPSPLGKVTLDDFAEHVVGVVRRASRLGAVVLVGQSMGGVTLNAVANRVPELISHLVYASAFCATGHTSAAQLMSTPEGSTSALLRLDRVETPPGLGVNRANWRSGDPAFFAAAKEALAADWPDAAVRALIATLEPDESAAIGTADSRGLPEKWGRVPRTFLRFTQDRAIPLALQDLMIREADAATPRNRFRVRSLAAPHVGPRDAAVWADELELAAGSCR
- a CDS encoding discoidin domain-containing protein, which codes for MALAPAPSSAADSASDPGWWNPTARPQPDSGINVTGEPFKGTGPDGKVRGFVDAHDHLMSNEGFGGRLICGKPFSELGVADALKDCPEHYPDGTLAVFDFITKGGDGKHDPVGWPTFKDWPAHDSLTHQQNYYAWVERAWRGGQRVLVNDLVTNGVICSVYFFKDRGCDEMTAIRLEAQKTYDMQAFVDKMYGGPGKGWFRIVTSSDQAREVIKQGKLAVVMGVETSEPFGCKQVLDVAQCSKEDIDRGLDELYKLGVRSMFLCHKFDNALCGVRFDEGALGTAINVGQFLSTGTFWQTEQCTGPQKDNPIGLAPAPAAQKELPAGVAVPSYSADARCNTRGLTALGEYAVRGMMKRKMMLEVDHMSVKAAGRAFDILESESYPGVISSHSWMDLGWTERLYKLGGFAAQYMNGSEAFSAEAKRTDALREKYHVGYGYGTDMNGVGGWPGPRGAGTPNPVKYPFRSTDGGSVIDRQTAGQRTWDLNTDGAAHYGLVPDWIEDIRLVGGQDVVDDLFRGAESYLTTWGASEKHQGSVNLATGSAASASTSQWWNPFVDYSPARAVDGDSGTRWASEWNDGQWLRIDLGSTHRIGRVTLDWEAAYAKAYRIETSTDGSNWQPVWSTTDGDGGLDTARFDAVTARYLRVQGVQRGTQWGYSLHEVGVFSS
- a CDS encoding TetR/AcrR family transcriptional regulator; protein product: MPRMPSADRRRQLTEAAIRAMTRDGAARTTTRSIAAEAGVSLSVVHYCFDSKAELLEAVIEAITAHSVALVREAIRRRPTLHETVRAGFQAYWDHVCAQPGEHMLTYELTQYALRRPGLEHLAHRQYTRYQETYEELIVQLSGAMGLVPRLPVPVLARYLAAMTDGLTLSALALGETRTPHDPARARAGAPVLDLMTDQVTALLGR